The Micromonospora sp. NBC_00421 genome contains a region encoding:
- a CDS encoding sensor histidine kinase, producing the protein MTFRSGDEPPAPHRDTRHRVAAWTVLGLTATLTVAAVATWCAVLPPMTTTQLFSLVDLMDGVIYGGVAWLILGRRAHLAGWIVAAAALGGSLAAFAAQWTLLAERHPQWWAPAALTSAHHWAWLPGLYGLVVLMPWLLPDRPMRRGARVAVAAGVLYLACAQVAALTAPAPYGLFPISDSGLRELRVDLFGPIMPALVPLGLIAAAGAAWRWRTGPPGQRHGMGWLTVGNLLLCLAFLLVSPPWWPGFGPAWAAPSLMLASQAFFPAAVLVVVLRQRLWGIEVAVRRTLVWLLMTAGVIATYIGAVTLLDRWVPAGSLAPKIVVTALLAAAFQPVRQWVQRRVDRLVHGDSQEPLMRQVVHRLRDADSGGQLIENVALAIATSLRLARITITVTDRSGAGSAPTAYTGCPGDHQPTPTGAGQLTVDLVSGQRTVGRLTAWPRPGERLGGHAAAALADLSPVVAAVVDLASTNEALARSRARLAEARDEERRTLRRDLHDGLGPALSGIGLGLAAVRNLLHRDVTMAGELLDRLVVETTERAEEVRDLARDLMPPVLADGDLIPALHTLRERYAVAGLDIRVAAPAQLGPLPDTMATAAYGVITEAVRNVHRHAGVGVCTVTLVHRPDRVRITVADDGCGPPPPTRSRGVGLQSMRERAAGIGGTLTIGPTSTAGRPQGTAVTLTIPTPGAGT; encoded by the coding sequence ATGACCTTCCGCTCCGGCGACGAGCCGCCCGCGCCGCACCGCGACACCCGGCACCGGGTCGCGGCCTGGACGGTGCTCGGGCTGACCGCGACGCTGACCGTGGCGGCCGTGGCCACCTGGTGCGCGGTGCTGCCGCCGATGACCACCACCCAGCTCTTCTCCCTGGTCGACCTGATGGACGGGGTGATCTACGGCGGGGTCGCCTGGCTGATCCTCGGCCGCCGGGCGCACCTCGCCGGCTGGATCGTCGCGGCGGCGGCGCTCGGCGGTTCGCTCGCCGCGTTCGCCGCGCAGTGGACCCTGCTGGCCGAGCGGCATCCACAGTGGTGGGCACCGGCCGCGCTGACCAGCGCCCACCACTGGGCCTGGCTACCCGGCCTGTACGGCCTGGTGGTGCTGATGCCGTGGCTGCTGCCCGACCGGCCGATGCGGCGGGGTGCCCGGGTCGCCGTCGCCGCCGGGGTGCTCTACCTCGCCTGCGCCCAGGTCGCGGCGTTGACCGCGCCGGCGCCGTACGGACTGTTCCCGATCAGCGATAGCGGGCTGCGGGAGCTGCGTGTCGACCTGTTCGGGCCGATCATGCCCGCGCTCGTGCCGTTGGGGCTGATCGCCGCGGCCGGGGCGGCCTGGCGGTGGCGTACCGGTCCGCCGGGGCAGCGGCACGGGATGGGTTGGCTGACCGTCGGGAACCTCCTGCTGTGTCTGGCCTTCCTGCTGGTCTCGCCGCCGTGGTGGCCGGGCTTCGGGCCAGCCTGGGCCGCGCCGTCGCTGATGCTCGCCTCACAGGCGTTCTTTCCTGCCGCCGTGCTCGTCGTGGTGCTCCGGCAACGCCTGTGGGGAATCGAGGTGGCCGTCCGGCGGACCCTGGTCTGGCTGTTGATGACCGCCGGCGTCATCGCCACCTACATCGGTGCCGTCACCCTGCTCGACCGGTGGGTGCCTGCGGGTTCCCTCGCCCCGAAGATCGTGGTCACCGCGCTGCTGGCCGCCGCCTTCCAGCCGGTACGCCAGTGGGTGCAGCGACGGGTCGACCGGTTGGTGCACGGCGACAGCCAGGAGCCGCTGATGCGGCAGGTCGTCCACCGGCTGCGCGACGCCGACTCCGGCGGACAGTTGATCGAGAACGTGGCTCTCGCCATCGCCACCTCGTTGCGCCTGGCCCGGATCACCATCACCGTGACCGACCGGTCGGGTGCGGGCAGCGCGCCCACGGCCTACACCGGCTGTCCCGGGGACCACCAGCCGACGCCGACCGGCGCGGGGCAACTCACCGTCGACCTGGTCAGCGGTCAACGGACGGTCGGTCGGCTGACCGCCTGGCCACGGCCGGGGGAACGGCTGGGCGGCCACGCCGCCGCCGCGCTTGCCGACCTGTCCCCGGTGGTCGCCGCCGTCGTCGACCTGGCCAGCACCAACGAGGCGCTGGCCAGGTCCCGGGCGCGCCTCGCCGAGGCCCGCGACGAGGAGCGTCGTACGCTGCGTCGTGACCTGCACGACGGACTCGGACCGGCACTGAGCGGGATCGGGCTCGGCCTGGCTGCGGTGCGTAACCTGCTCCATCGGGACGTGACGATGGCCGGGGAACTGCTCGACCGGCTCGTCGTCGAGACCACCGAGCGCGCCGAGGAGGTACGCGACCTGGCCCGCGACCTGATGCCGCCGGTCCTCGCCGACGGCGATCTCATCCCGGCCCTGCACACCCTGCGCGAGCGGTACGCCGTCGCCGGCCTCGACATCCGCGTGGCGGCCCCGGCGCAGCTCGGCCCGTTGCCCGACACCATGGCGACCGCCGCCTACGGAGTGATCACCGAGGCGGTCCGTAACGTCCACCGGCACGCCGGGGTCGGCGTGTGCACGGTCACGCTCGTCCACCGGCCGGACCGGGTGAGGATCACGGTCGCCGACGACGGTTGCGGGCCGCCTCCGCCCACCCGGTCGCGTGGGGTCGGACTGCAGTCGATGCGGGAGCGGGCGGCCGGCATCGGTGGCACGTTGACCATCGGCCCCACCTCGACCGCCGGCAGGCCGCAGGGCACGGCCGTCACCCTGACCATCCCCACCCCGGGAGCCGGGACGTGA
- a CDS encoding helix-turn-helix domain-containing protein, protein MERHEFGAAVRQLRESTAPATVGLPVGRRRVQGLRREELGELAGMSADYVRRLEQGRSHPSAGVVHAIARALRTGRADYERLCALAGYAAADGQVPNEVGPGAMRLLERFTDTPMFVSDAAMNLVAVNSAFLALGHWDLTGEPWEWNIAWRTFCDPLNGFRQSAADATDHEAVLTASLRSALLRYPADAALAELVDEMRSRSSLFDTLWRTPRPVAAYESSATFVHPDRDTVTLVGSLLTIPGDDLAALMLTAAPGSADAARLAEIVGDAGGPAIVKVGQSGPG, encoded by the coding sequence GTGGAACGTCACGAGTTCGGCGCCGCGGTGCGCCAGTTGCGGGAGAGTACGGCCCCTGCGACTGTCGGGCTACCTGTCGGCCGTCGGCGGGTGCAGGGGTTGCGGCGGGAGGAGCTCGGCGAGCTCGCCGGGATGTCCGCGGACTACGTACGGCGGTTGGAGCAGGGGCGCAGCCATCCGTCGGCCGGGGTGGTGCACGCCATCGCCCGTGCGCTACGGACCGGGCGGGCGGACTACGAGCGGCTCTGCGCACTGGCCGGGTACGCCGCCGCGGACGGGCAGGTGCCCAACGAGGTCGGTCCGGGTGCGATGCGGCTGCTGGAGCGGTTCACGGACACCCCGATGTTCGTCTCCGACGCGGCGATGAACCTGGTCGCCGTGAACAGCGCGTTCCTGGCCCTGGGGCACTGGGATCTCACCGGGGAACCCTGGGAGTGGAACATCGCCTGGCGTACGTTCTGCGATCCGCTCAACGGTTTCCGGCAGTCTGCCGCCGACGCGACCGACCATGAGGCGGTCCTCACCGCCAGCCTGAGGAGCGCGCTGTTGCGCTACCCCGCCGACGCCGCCCTCGCCGAACTGGTGGACGAGATGCGGAGCCGGAGCAGCCTCTTCGACACCCTGTGGCGTACGCCACGACCGGTGGCGGCCTACGAGAGCAGCGCCACGTTCGTCCACCCGGACCGTGACACCGTCACGCTCGTCGGCAGCCTTCTCACCATCCCGGGCGACGATCTGGCGGCGCTGATGCTCACCGCGGCACCGGGTTCGGCCGATGCCGCGCGCCTCGCGGAGATCGTCGGCGACGCCGGCGGACCGGCAATCGTCAAGGTGGGCCAGTCCGGCCCAGGCTAA
- a CDS encoding response regulator transcription factor, whose translation MTSPIRVVVVDDHPVFRLGMTALLSTLDGIRCVGEAADVDAALDVVATERPDVVLMDLHFAERSGIEATRIITRRSPQTGVLIVTMLDDDESLIAALRAGARGYLLKGANATEVERSIRAIANGEMILGPAVAAHAVALWSGVRATGPAPFPQLTDREREVLNLVSRGLDNATIAQRLGLSPKTVRNNLSNILVKLQVSSRAEAIVRARDVGLGTG comes from the coding sequence GTGACGTCGCCGATCCGGGTGGTCGTGGTGGACGACCACCCGGTGTTCCGACTCGGCATGACCGCGCTGCTGTCCACTCTGGACGGCATCCGCTGCGTCGGCGAGGCCGCCGACGTCGACGCCGCGCTGGACGTCGTCGCGACCGAACGTCCCGACGTGGTGCTGATGGACCTGCACTTCGCCGAACGGTCCGGGATCGAGGCCACCCGGATCATCACCAGACGCTCACCGCAGACCGGGGTGCTCATCGTCACCATGCTCGACGACGACGAGTCGCTGATCGCGGCGCTGCGCGCCGGCGCCCGTGGCTACCTGCTCAAGGGAGCCAACGCGACCGAGGTCGAGCGCAGCATCAGGGCGATCGCCAACGGCGAGATGATCCTCGGCCCGGCGGTCGCGGCCCACGCCGTCGCGCTGTGGTCCGGGGTGCGCGCCACCGGGCCGGCACCCTTCCCGCAACTCACCGATCGGGAGCGCGAGGTGCTGAACCTGGTGTCCCGGGGGCTGGACAACGCCACCATCGCCCAGCGGCTCGGGCTCAGCCCGAAGACCGTCCGCAACAACCTGTCCAACATCCTGGTCAAGTTGCAGGTGAGCAGTCGCGCCGAGGCCATCGTCCGGGCCCGGGACGTGGGTCTCGGCACCGGCTGA
- a CDS encoding LacI family DNA-binding transcriptional regulator produces MQDVARLAQVSVSTVSYVLTGARPISPATRAKVLAAMAELDYQPHAMARGLASRRSRILGLLLPMDERGLGATETAFVTGAAAAASAVGYHLVLSPVGGGGDLDGLRRLASQRMFDGVVLMEVQLTDERVTALQQAGVPLVLIGRTGDTDGLSYVDIDFAQTVREAVAHLVGLGHRQIVYVNHSAETLASGYGPALRTRDAFVTAMTGHGLEPVMIPAEDSAAGGRAALAAAFARAPGLTAVLAMNEAAIFGILGELTARGLAVPDDVSVVSMVTSPQVAELATPALTAMTSPGSAMGRIAIEALVRHLDGAGDERHQQLLPCALEIRGSTAAPRSRPPIGADQ; encoded by the coding sequence ATGCAGGACGTCGCCCGCCTGGCGCAGGTCTCGGTCAGCACCGTTTCCTACGTCCTCACCGGCGCCCGGCCGATCTCCCCGGCCACCCGGGCCAAGGTGCTCGCCGCCATGGCCGAGCTCGACTACCAGCCCCACGCCATGGCCCGTGGTCTGGCCAGTCGACGCAGCCGGATCCTGGGCCTGCTGCTGCCGATGGACGAACGCGGCCTGGGCGCGACCGAGACGGCGTTCGTCACCGGGGCCGCCGCGGCGGCCAGCGCCGTCGGCTACCACCTGGTGCTGTCGCCCGTCGGTGGCGGCGGCGACCTCGACGGCCTGCGCCGGCTGGCCAGCCAGCGGATGTTCGACGGCGTCGTGCTGATGGAGGTGCAGCTCACCGACGAGCGGGTCACCGCGCTCCAGCAGGCCGGTGTGCCGCTGGTGCTGATCGGGCGCACCGGGGACACCGACGGGCTCTCCTACGTCGACATCGACTTCGCGCAGACCGTACGGGAGGCAGTGGCGCACCTGGTCGGCCTCGGGCACCGGCAGATCGTCTACGTCAACCACTCGGCCGAGACGCTGGCCAGCGGTTACGGGCCGGCGCTGCGTACCCGGGACGCCTTCGTCACGGCCATGACCGGCCACGGCCTGGAGCCGGTCATGATCCCGGCCGAGGACAGCGCCGCGGGCGGGCGGGCCGCGCTGGCCGCCGCCTTCGCACGGGCGCCGGGCCTGACGGCCGTGCTGGCCATGAACGAGGCGGCGATCTTCGGCATCCTCGGCGAACTGACCGCGCGGGGGCTGGCCGTGCCCGACGACGTGTCGGTCGTCTCGATGGTCACCTCGCCGCAGGTCGCCGAGCTGGCCACCCCGGCGCTGACCGCCATGACGTCGCCCGGGTCGGCGATGGGCCGGATCGCGATCGAGGCGCTGGTGCGCCACCTGGACGGGGCCGGTGACGAGCGCCACCAGCAGCTGCTGCCGTGCGCGCTGGAGATCCGGGGCTCGACCGCAGCCCCACGAAGCCGCCCGCCGATAGGGGCTGACCAGTAG
- a CDS encoding NADP-dependent oxidoreductase, whose amino-acid sequence MKAVRFHEFGGPEVLRYEDVAQPVPGAGQVRIRVAATSFNGVDGNIRAGYMQGPIPVELPHTPGLDVAGTVDAVGDDVDEVTVGDRVIGFLPMTGTGASAEYVIAPAGILTGAPRNIPLADAAALPLVGLTAWQALFDHGKLTAGQRVLINGAGGAVGGYAVQLAKEAGARVIATASPRSADAVRAAGADEVIDHTTTDVTSTVTEPVDLVLNLAPVAPEQLAALVTVIRDGGTLVNTTVWMPAPSDEERSVRGIDLFVRSDADQLADLAARVSTGELRVDVARRVPLAGLPALHADATANTLPGGKVVVTVADA is encoded by the coding sequence ATGAAGGCAGTACGTTTTCACGAGTTCGGCGGTCCCGAGGTGCTGCGCTACGAGGACGTCGCGCAGCCCGTCCCCGGCGCCGGTCAGGTCCGGATCCGCGTCGCCGCGACGTCGTTCAACGGCGTCGACGGCAACATCCGCGCGGGCTACATGCAGGGCCCGATCCCGGTCGAGCTGCCGCACACTCCCGGCCTCGACGTCGCCGGCACGGTCGACGCGGTCGGCGACGACGTGGACGAGGTCACGGTCGGTGACCGGGTCATCGGTTTCCTGCCGATGACGGGGACCGGGGCGTCCGCGGAGTACGTGATCGCCCCGGCGGGGATCCTGACGGGAGCGCCCCGGAACATCCCGTTGGCCGACGCGGCGGCGCTCCCGCTGGTGGGCCTGACCGCGTGGCAGGCGCTGTTCGACCACGGCAAGCTGACCGCCGGCCAGCGGGTGCTGATCAACGGGGCCGGCGGAGCGGTCGGTGGATACGCCGTGCAGCTGGCGAAGGAGGCCGGTGCCAGGGTGATCGCCACGGCCAGCCCGCGCAGCGCCGACGCGGTCAGGGCCGCGGGCGCCGACGAGGTGATCGACCACACCACCACCGACGTGACGTCGACGGTGACCGAGCCGGTCGACCTGGTACTCAACCTCGCGCCTGTCGCCCCGGAACAGCTCGCCGCGCTGGTCACGGTGATCCGGGACGGCGGGACCCTGGTCAACACCACCGTCTGGATGCCCGCCCCTTCCGACGAGGAGCGCAGCGTGCGCGGCATCGACCTGTTCGTCCGAAGCGACGCCGACCAACTCGCCGACCTGGCCGCCCGGGTCAGCACCGGTGAGCTGCGGGTCGACGTCGCCCGGCGGGTGCCGTTGGCCGGACTGCCGGCCCTGCACGCCGACGCGACCGCGAACACCCTGCCCGGTGGCAAGGTCGTCGTCACCGTCGCCGACGCCTGA
- a CDS encoding ABC transporter substrate-binding protein: MQRFRRIVAAIALAATATTTVAACGDDDSGDDSGAKTLKLWHYEGENSAMGVGWDRAIEIFKTEHPGVEVRFERKAFEQIQQNAGMIINSSEGPDIMEYNKGNATAGLLSSQGLLTDLSYEAAKRGWADRLSPSLQTTARYSDKGVMGSGNWFGVPNYGEYVTVYYNKDLFDRNGVKVPTTMAELTAAMDTFVGKKITPLGMAGAEYPAGQLFYQLALSKADRQFVDDYQLYKNPVDFRADPLKYGADTFADWVRKGYVAKDSASLKAEDMGTAFIAGKTPMIVSGSWWYGRFKAEMKANWDTFLFPGNTLNAGSSGNIWVVPTNSKAKSLAYDFIDITLRPEIQDLIGNNGGVPVAGDPAKISDPKDRKLIEDFNTVSKQDGLAFYPDWPVPGYYDVLVGGFQGLINGSKSPDQVLDTIAKPYADGVKEITGK; this comes from the coding sequence ATGCAGCGATTCCGCCGGATCGTCGCCGCGATCGCCCTGGCGGCGACCGCGACGACCACCGTGGCCGCGTGCGGCGACGACGACAGCGGTGACGACAGCGGGGCCAAGACCCTCAAGCTCTGGCACTACGAGGGCGAGAACAGCGCGATGGGGGTCGGCTGGGACCGGGCCATCGAGATCTTCAAGACCGAGCACCCGGGCGTCGAGGTGCGCTTCGAGCGCAAGGCGTTCGAGCAGATCCAGCAGAACGCCGGCATGATCATCAACTCGTCCGAAGGCCCGGACATCATGGAGTACAACAAGGGCAACGCGACGGCCGGCCTGCTGTCGTCCCAGGGCCTGCTCACCGACCTCAGCTACGAGGCCGCGAAGCGCGGTTGGGCCGACAGGCTCAGCCCCAGCCTGCAGACCACCGCGCGGTACAGCGACAAGGGCGTGATGGGGTCGGGCAACTGGTTCGGCGTGCCGAACTACGGCGAGTACGTCACGGTCTACTACAACAAGGACCTGTTCGACCGTAACGGCGTCAAGGTGCCCACCACCATGGCGGAGCTGACCGCCGCGATGGACACCTTCGTCGGCAAGAAGATCACCCCGCTGGGCATGGCCGGTGCCGAGTACCCGGCCGGGCAGCTCTTCTACCAGCTGGCCCTGTCGAAGGCCGACAGGCAGTTCGTCGACGACTACCAGCTCTACAAGAACCCTGTCGACTTCCGCGCCGACCCGCTGAAGTACGGCGCGGACACCTTCGCCGACTGGGTGAGGAAGGGCTACGTGGCCAAGGACTCGGCGAGCCTCAAGGCCGAGGACATGGGCACCGCGTTCATCGCGGGCAAGACGCCGATGATCGTCTCGGGCAGTTGGTGGTACGGCCGCTTCAAGGCCGAGATGAAGGCCAACTGGGACACCTTCCTGTTCCCGGGCAACACCCTCAACGCCGGCTCGTCCGGCAACATCTGGGTCGTCCCGACGAACAGCAAGGCCAAGAGCCTGGCGTACGACTTCATCGACATCACCCTGCGCCCCGAGATCCAGGACCTGATCGGCAACAACGGTGGCGTCCCGGTGGCCGGTGACCCCGCCAAGATCAGCGATCCGAAGGACCGCAAGCTGATCGAGGACTTCAACACGGTCAGCAAGCAGGACGGTCTGGCCTTCTACCCGGACTGGCCGGTGCCCGGCTACTACGACGTGCTGGTCGGCGGGTTCCAGGGCCTGATCAACGGGTCCAAGTCCCCCGACCAGGTGCTCGACACGATCGCCAAGCCGTACGCCGACGGCGTCAAGGAGATCACCGGCAAGTGA